One Porphyromonas pogonae genomic region harbors:
- a CDS encoding RNA recognition motif domain-containing protein encodes MNIYVGNLNYRVREDDLKGLMEQFGTVLSARVVTDRESGRSRGFGFVEMENDDDAQRAIEQLLDQEFMGRKLIIKEAMERQERPQRAPRAPRY; translated from the coding sequence ATGAACATTTACGTAGGGAATCTGAATTATCGGGTTCGTGAGGACGACCTCAAAGGTCTGATGGAGCAATTTGGTACAGTACTTAGTGCTCGTGTAGTTACTGATCGTGAATCCGGCCGCTCAAGAGGTTTTGGATTCGTTGAAATGGAGAATGATGATGATGCTCAGAGAGCTATTGAACAACTTCTTGATCAGGAGTTCATGGGTCGTAAGCTCATTATCAAAGAAGCCATGGAACGTCAGGAGCGCCCTCAGAGAGCTCCCCGTGCACCACGCTACTAA